DNA sequence from the Pedobacter schmidteae genome:
CGGCAATTAAAAAGCCGGGGGCTAAATTTGGTTGCTGAGGTATCGGATTTTGTGCTAAGAGAAGGAGAAAATGTGCTTATGGACTTTGATAAGCGGGATCTGTTGCTTAAGAAAGTCATTCTGGAACTGCAGGTCATGCGTGCACTGTTATATAGTATGCACCGCTCCATGTATTGGGCCAAACAAGCCGGACTGTTACGCTCGCTCAATCCCTATCAAGGCTTTATTAACCAGGATAGAAGAATGGTAGATGAGCTCCTGTTCAATTTAAAACAATTAGAAAATTAACAATCATGAAGATTTTTTTGATAGTCATGCTCTTTGTTGGGCTGGCTTTTCCCTTGACCTATGGCCAGAAAATTATCCGGGATGATGCCATCCGCTACCAGCAGGAACGAATGGTATTTAAACAATGGGATAAGAACAAGTTTGTTCCAAAACCTGGATTTCTTTATTTAAATCCGATGTACTGGCTCACCTGGGGCTTGCACCCAAATTATCCGAAAACAGATTTGCGGCCACTGGGGCCTTATGGGCCGCAGACACAGCGACTGGGCTTGGTACTGGCGATGCAGCAGAGCAGCGATGCCTTTAAACTGCATGCAGATACCTTGCGGAATACCGCGCTAACCGAAGCTTATAATTATACTGGTATGGTTTCCAACTATGACCCGCTTTGGATGCTTTATTATTCCAGGGAGTTTGATGACCTGATCGAACAGGACGATGCGGCCATTCTTTCAGGTTTGGAATCCAGAGAGCGGGCTTACCTTTCCAGAGCGGGACTTTTAGAATGGTTCCTGGAGGAAAGCCGTTCGATCAGGGAAAGGCTGAATGCCTTGCGCTCGACTAACATAGATAGGGGCGGGCGTATATTGGGCTATCACCGCATCTTGGGAGAATATCGGATGCTTCGAGCAACCTGGGAAGCAAAGAAGCAGCGATCTAAACTGTACCTGTCTCTGGCTGAAGCTGCTGAGGCGGTGCGCACACCCGCACTGCCAGCATCACCAGGGTCGGAATCAGACAAAAGGATTGCAGACCGGATCTTAAGTAAATCTAAGCTATAAACATGGCCTTATCTTTTCTGGGTAGCGGTCTGCTATTGCAGGCCTCACCTGTAAACCCTGAGGCCTTTACGAATACCTTTAATTTTTTGCAGGGAAACGGGGTTTATGAAGAAGGAATGATGCATTTCTTGAAAGCCATGCGCAATACCGTGTGGACGCATTATGATGCATTTATTGCTGATGCGCAGGCATTATCCGCCATTTTTATGCTGGTATTCTTCGCCGTTAAGAGTTATGAGATGATGGCCGGGGACAAGCAACTGGAGGTGATGCCACTGTTGCGTCCTTTTGGCCTGGTCATGGTGATTCTTTGGTGGCCGGTTTTTACCAGGGTTGTAGCTTTTCCGACAGACATTGTGGCCAATAAAACAGAGGCTATGTTTGACGGCAGCCAGATCCAGGTCAATAACCTGCGCCTACAGCGTGCCCAGTTGATGAATGAAGTGGCCAATCAGCTGATGACAATACAGGCTGAAACTGAAACAGCGAAGAAGGAAGCAGACACCTGGTACGAGAATGCCTGGGAATCTGTGAAGTCTTCAGTTAAGGAGGGCTTTGCTGAAGTATGGAACCCGATTGTGGAGCTGCGTAACCGTTTGCAGGTGAGTCTGCAGCTTTTGGCGACTTCTACACTGGAAACTCTGGCGCTTTGGATCCTTCGCCTTTGCGTATACATTATATTTATTGTGCAAATCATTTTTTCCACTATACTGATCATTCTCGGCCCTTTCGCTGTAGCGATTAGTATTTTACCTGCCTTTCGGGATTCTTTTACCACATGGGTAGCCAGGTTTATCTCTGTGAATCTGTATTCCGGGATCGCCTACTTGGTGCTGTATGTGGCTTCGCTTTTTCAGCAATACGCGATGGAAGCTGAGATCAGCAGATACCAGGAACTGGTCTCTGGTCCGGCAGGACAGATGGAAAGATTGTATGCCTTTGCTGGTAACGGGCTGCTATCCTTCGGAATGGTGATTGTGACCTTTCTGATTGGCGGACTGACAATGCTCACCGTACCAAGTATTTCCACCTGGATCGTCTCGACTTCCGGAATTACGTCTGCCGCTTCCAGTATGGGTAGGGGTGCTTCTAATTTCTCCCGCATGGCCATTAAAATGATGAAAGGATAATATATGATCATAAAAAAAATTGAGGATAAAGTGCGCCTGGCTACTTTTCTGTCTGCCGGAAGCTTCATTTGTTCAGTGATGATTGCTATCGGGGTCAGCTTTTTTGCCTACCGTCAAGTGAGCAATGCCCGAAAGAGTATTTATATTCTGGATCCGAGAGGTATTCCGGTTCTCGCCCGTCAGACCGATGTGCAGATGAACAGGGCGGCGGAGTACCGTGCCCACATTGCCCGCTTTCATAGTCTGTTTTTTTCACTGACCCCGGATGATAAGTATATCGAGTATCAGATGAAGCAGGCTATGTACCTGATCGATGAGAGTGGTGCTGCACAATACAACAATTTAAAAGAGCGGAATTTTTTTAATTCTATCTTGTCTTCCAGCTCGGTTCTGACTATCCGTACCGATTCCGTGGTACTGGATGAGGCGCGTAAATACTTCCGGTACTATGGTACCCAAAAGATCGACAGGCGCAGCTCCTCGATTACCCGTTCGCTGGTCACAGAAGGGTATCTGCGGGATCTGGATGTGCGCTCAGACAACAATCCTAATGCGGTATTGATCACTTCCTGGAAGACTCTTCAGAATAAAGACCTAGAAAATGTCCAGAAAAATAATTATTAAACGTACCGCTTTTGTTGGTATGATCTTACTCATACTGATTTCGGCAGGCCTGGCTTTTACGGTAATGCGTAAGGAAAAGCCTGGTCAGTTGCCAAAGATGCCGGGTATGAAGTTGCCTCCAGTAAGCGGACTGGGTAAAACCATGATTATTTACAAGGATCTGGAACAGCTTGAAGTATTGGGACAGGAAGTTAAAGAAATTCTAAAAAAAAACTACCTGACTGACGCTGACAGCATGATTTTAAAAAGCAAACTAAAGCAGATCGACTCTATTTACAAGCGGGCAAATGCCCATTAGCATTCGTCATTATGAAAATAAATTTTAAACAGCCCAGATATATCCTGCCGCTGATCTCATTACCATTTCTATTTGTTTTCTTCTATATCTATAAAGGTGTGGCTGACCCAGCATCTGGAGAGATCGCCGGAAAGGACTCTTTACAAACGAACGTGGCCGGGGTGTCTGAACAGGTAAAAAATTCTGCCCTCAGTGGGAAGCTGGATGCCTATCGGGACCGTTTTAAGCAGTCAGACGGTTACACCGCCATAGGCGTGATCCAGGAAGAACAAGCTCAGGCCACTGAAACCGGTTCCTTATACAATGAACGGGAAAAACGTATGCTGGATTCCATAGATCAGGTGATGAAACAGCGGTATGATGGATCGGGTGTTTCAGTTGGTACAACACGTGGAAGCGCCTATGCTTCTGTTAGGAGGAACAATGCTCAAGCTTCTTCTTTTACCCAGGATAGGGCACTCGCTGATGCGCTGGCCAAGATGAGTAAACCAGCACCGATGATCTCTCCTCCAGCCCGCCCCGCGGAACAGGACGCTATGCAGCTGTTTCGTCAACAAATGGCTCTGGTGGATAGTATGGGTAAGGCCGCCGATCCGGAATCCAAAGCGAGACAGGAACAGAATCGTCAGCGGGAGTTTTACAAACAACGTCAGCAATCGGAAAAGAAATTGGAGGTTAGCAAAGCGGTACCAGCCTCATCCTTTTTCAATACTGTTACCGCGACTTCAGATCAGAGCTTTATCACCGCTATCGTAGATCAGAACATCACCGGATATTCCGGCTCCAGGTTACGCATCCGCCTGCTTGAAGATATGATGGCCGGTAAGTTCCTGGTCAAAAAGGGCGCTTATCTATTTGCTCAGATTAATGGATTTAGTGGTCAACGAGTGAATCTGGTTGTTACTTCCATTATGCAGGAGGGGCAGATTTTACCTGTCCATCTGGAGGTCTATGACAATGATGGACAATCTGGACTCTATGTTCCCGCATCAGCATTCAGGGAGTTCTCACGGGAACTGGGCAACAGTACCACCCAGGGTATAACCTTACAGCAACAGGCGGAAAACAACAATCAGCTGGTCATGGGACTGCTACAGAAAATGTTCCAGTCTACCACTACTGCCGTAGGTAAGCTGATCCGTCAGAACAAGGCAAAACTCAAATATAATACCCTGGTCTATTTGATAGATCCGGAAGCACTCAGAAAAAATCAAAGTAATTATTAAGCTTATGTCAATTCTTTTTATTCGTCGGAAATTCCTCATTTTGTTGCTCTTTTTAATATTTTCAACTTTATTTTTATCAATAGAAGCCCGGGCTCAAAATGTGGTTACGCTGAACAGCTTGCCCCGACTGGAAATTACCAGGGGGATCTCTTTGCATATTCTATCTCCTGAACCCATTCAGAAAGTTGATATTTCTAGCCATGCCATGGCTGGGGATTTAATAGAACCGAATGTATTGAGGCTAAAAGTCATTCCTGATTCGGCATATCTTTTACTCCGTTCTACGGATGCCTTGGCCGTGGTAACAGTTATCGGGGAAACATTTATCGCCCAGTACCAAATTTGTTTTATTCCCTCAGGAATTGGCACAACACCAACTTTGCTAAATATCGAACCAGCGCATTGCCGTTCCTTAACTATTGACGGGATCAATCTGTCTACTCCTTCCATGAAAGGACATGCGCTCAGTTTGCTGTCTAACAGAAGAGCTTCACCAATTCGCAGAGCAGATGTTTACGGCATAGGTGCCCAGCTCAACCAGATTTACACTTTAGGGGATTACATTTTTCTCGATCTTTCTTTTGAGAACAGAACAGGCCTTCAATATGCCATTGATGAATTACGTTTTAAAATTGAAGACCGGAAGATTACTAAAGCCACCAATGTTCAATCTCTTGAGATTAAACCGATATGGCAGTTATATCCGACAGTATCTTTTAAAAAACAGCACCGGAATATTTTTGTATTGAAAAAAATGACTTTTCCAGAGAATAAGGTGTTGAATATTGAGCTGAATGAAAAACAGATTTCTGGAAGAGCGCTTACTTTAAAGGTCAAATACGGGGATGTTTTAAAGGCGGATACATTTTAAATTACCCTATGGAAGATTTAACTGATGTAGCAGTAATGGTACATCCCGGTCTGACTACAGATCCCTACAATATGCGGGGACAAATCGGAAAGATTAGCCATGTCGTTTATGATACTAATGATGTGTATGTGAAATTTCCGAACCAGATGCTTGGCTTATATGACACGAGTGCTTTGTTGATGTTGGTTCCCCCTGAACTGATCGTAGACAAATTATATCAGGAAGCTGAGGAAATAATGCTCAGCCGGTTGGAACTTGTCGACATACTCAACATTTATCTGCATCATGCCAGCAATCAACATGAAATAACTCTTGATTTGGCGATGGAGAATTCCAATATAAAACAAGCGGCTGTCTTTACAGTTAGGGACTGGATAGATTTTCAATTAGACCGCTTGGACCAGCAGCAAAAGACTGGCAGGAGCCGTTGACCAACACAGAAAACTCATGGAAGAATCCAAAGAACAACAGCACCTGCACCGGTTGCTGCAATTCGGTATATACCTATCTGTGGCTTTTGATATCCTGGTATTTGTATATGCCACTAAAATTTTAACTTATCCCTGGGCAGTTCATTATGGACTTCACCGTTTTTTTTATGGACTAGATCGCATGGTAATATATCATCAACCGCTGTATTGCAAAGCATTTACCTTGCTGCTGATTTGCCTGACTTCAGTAGGAACTCTAGCCAGGAAACAAAAAGACCTTAACCCAAAAAACAGTATCGTTTACCCACTTGCCACTGCTCTTACTATTCTTAGCATTGCGCTCTGGTGCTATGGAAAGCTGGGGAAACAAGTACTAGTGATGGCCAACTGGTATGAGCTCGGCTATATGGTTTGCTCTTTTACAGGGTGTCTGCTTTTGCATGTCGCTATGGACAACATCTCCAAAATCATTAGCTCTAAACTGGGTAAAGACAAATGGAATGTTGAAGGGGAAAGTTTCATGCAGGCCACCAAGCCGGTAATTAGTGCCCATGCAGTAAATATCCCTATGCTTTTTTACTACAAGCGCAGAATTCGCAAAGGATATATCGTGCTGCAGAATTTGTATCGGGGGATGATTTTGCTGGGCGTTCCGGGATCCGGAAAAAGCTTTTCAGTAGTTATGCCGGTCATTCGCGGGCTGATCGCCAACCGCATGTGTCTTGTCATCTATGATATAAAGTTTCCTGACCTTGGTAAGATCGCTTATTATCATTACCTGCTTGCTAGACAAAAAGGTGATTATCGGAACTTTCGCTTTCATGTAATTAACCTTAATGAGCCGGAACGTAGCAGAAGGATCAATCCCTGGAAAGCCATATATCTGCAAACCCTGGCTGATGCCTCAGAAACTGCTGAAGGTTTGGTAGAAGCATTAAAGAAAGGAGATAAGTCGGGAGGATCTGATCAGTTTTTTACCCAGTCAGCGATTAACTTCCTGGCCGCCTGTATTTACTTTTTTTGTAAGCATGATGACGGTAAATATTCTAGTCTGCCGCATGTGCTGGCTTTTTTGAATTGTTCCTATGAGGATATCTTTAGCACTCTCTTCTCTAATAAAGAACTGGGATCCCTGCTCTCTCCATTCATGACAGCCTATAAGGCAAAGGCCTTTGAGCAGCTGGAAGGTCAGGTCGGTACACTTAAAATTTTTATTAGCCGACTCGCTACGAAGGAAACTTTCTGGGTGTTTTCCGGGGATGATTTTGATCTGAAAATCAATAATCCTGCATCACCGGGACTACTGATCCTAGCCAATGATCCGCTGACCCAAAGCACCAATGCGGCATGCTATTCCGTGGTGCTCAATCGGATTACCAAGTTGATCAACACCAAAGGAAATTTGCCTGTAGGTTTGATCATTGATGAGGCGGCCTCACTGATGGTGAACCGTTTGGACTTGCTTCTGGCCCAGGCGCGTTCCAATAAGGTAGCCACTTTACTTGGGTTTCAGTCTATGCAGCAGATACAGCAGCAGTACGGAAAGGAAACGGCGGCCACCATCACCTCAATTGTTGGGAACGTACTTTCCGGATCCGTGCAGAATAAAGACACGCTGGACTGGCTCGAACGTATTTTTGGCAAGGTAAAACAGCTGAGTGAAAGCGTATCCATTGATCGCAGTAAAGTTTCTTTGTCGTTAAGTGAAAAGCTAGAGCCGCTAATTCCGGCGGGGAAAATTGCGGCTTTGCGGGCAGGAGAAATGGTCGGGTTACTGGCCTCAGATGCAGTGGATGAATATACCGGAAATTTTGAACCCTCCGCGGTACATTGTCGGGTAAACGTGGATCTGAAAGCCATTCGTAAGGAAGAAGATTCCTACCGGGAATTACCGCTTTATTATGATTTTAAAGGTCGCAGAGATGATATTCTATTGCAAAATTTCAACCGAATCTCTTTAGAAGTACAAAATCTGGTTAAGCAGTTCAAGCCCGCTGCACGTCCCGCTCAAGTACCCTCTTCCATGAAAGGCTCTATGAGGGCCGGCTTACTTTAATAATCTTTTCTATTAATCAATTATTTATGGATGAACTTTTAGGAACACCGGTAATGGTGCATCCCCGGTTAACTCATGACCCCGCATTGATGCGGGGTGAGGCCGGTACGGTCATTGGAGCTGATCTGGCCAGTGATACCATCATGGTCGCCTTTGGGAATAAAGGTACGGGCAATTATCATAGTGACGCATTGCTGGTGCTGAAACCTCCTCAGGAACTGTATAAGGATTTGCTCGTAAAAGTTAAACAGCTAGAAATCGATGATTTTAAAAGTTTGCTCCGGCTCAGCATGCACCAGGACTCAGGTAGCCCTCGGCAAATTGTAGATGCATTTGCGGCATTGAGTTCCAGTACAGCAGCACTGGAGTTTGCGACACGTCCCTTGTCAGAGCATTTGGAACTTCATTATGCGGATGACCTTGATCGAGAGAACAGCTTAGGCATGGGCCGATGACCTCCGCTTGTCTTACGTCTGTAAAAGCCATGTTGATCTTCTTTTGTTTAGGTATGTGCTGGCCAATTAGTTTATACGCGCAGTTTTACTTGCCTCTACAAGAGATGAAGCTAACCTCTGGATTTGGCTGGAGAAAACACCCGGTAACCGGATTTTCTGATTTTCACAAAGGCATAGATTTATCTGCCACATTTGAACCGGTCTACTCCATATTATCAGGACGAGTATCTGCTCAGGGATTTCAGCCTATACTGGGCAACTTTATCCGGATTGAGCAGGACAGCCTGGAAATTATTTATGGCCATTTATCAGCTTCGTTGGTTGTGATTGGTCAACAGGTGTCTGCCGGACAACTTTTAGGTATCACCGGTGACTCGGGGAGGGTGACCGGTCCACATTTGCACTTAAGTGTCAAATTTCGAGGACAGTTTTTACATCCTCTGCGCTTTTTGTATGGACTGGCG
Encoded proteins:
- a CDS encoding plasmid transfer protein codes for the protein MALSFLGSGLLLQASPVNPEAFTNTFNFLQGNGVYEEGMMHFLKAMRNTVWTHYDAFIADAQALSAIFMLVFFAVKSYEMMAGDKQLEVMPLLRPFGLVMVILWWPVFTRVVAFPTDIVANKTEAMFDGSQIQVNNLRLQRAQLMNEVANQLMTIQAETETAKKEADTWYENAWESVKSSVKEGFAEVWNPIVELRNRLQVSLQLLATSTLETLALWILRLCVYIIFIVQIIFSTILIILGPFAVAISILPAFRDSFTTWVARFISVNLYSGIAYLVLYVASLFQQYAMEAEISRYQELVSGPAGQMERLYAFAGNGLLSFGMVIVTFLIGGLTMLTVPSISTWIVSTSGITSAASSMGRGASNFSRMAIKMMKG
- the traK gene encoding conjugative transposon protein TraK, whose amino-acid sequence is MIIKKIEDKVRLATFLSAGSFICSVMIAIGVSFFAYRQVSNARKSIYILDPRGIPVLARQTDVQMNRAAEYRAHIARFHSLFFSLTPDDKYIEYQMKQAMYLIDESGAAQYNNLKERNFFNSILSSSSVLTIRTDSVVLDEARKYFRYYGTQKIDRRSSSITRSLVTEGYLRDLDVRSDNNPNAVLITSWKTLQNKDLENVQKNNY
- the traM gene encoding conjugative transposon protein TraM, whose protein sequence is MKINFKQPRYILPLISLPFLFVFFYIYKGVADPASGEIAGKDSLQTNVAGVSEQVKNSALSGKLDAYRDRFKQSDGYTAIGVIQEEQAQATETGSLYNEREKRMLDSIDQVMKQRYDGSGVSVGTTRGSAYASVRRNNAQASSFTQDRALADALAKMSKPAPMISPPARPAEQDAMQLFRQQMALVDSMGKAADPESKARQEQNRQREFYKQRQQSEKKLEVSKAVPASSFFNTVTATSDQSFITAIVDQNITGYSGSRLRIRLLEDMMAGKFLVKKGAYLFAQINGFSGQRVNLVVTSIMQEGQILPVHLEVYDNDGQSGLYVPASAFREFSRELGNSTTQGITLQQQAENNNQLVMGLLQKMFQSTTTAVGKLIRQNKAKLKYNTLVYLIDPEALRKNQSNY
- the traN gene encoding conjugative transposon protein TraN, with the protein product MSILFIRRKFLILLLFLIFSTLFLSIEARAQNVVTLNSLPRLEITRGISLHILSPEPIQKVDISSHAMAGDLIEPNVLRLKVIPDSAYLLLRSTDALAVVTVIGETFIAQYQICFIPSGIGTTPTLLNIEPAHCRSLTIDGINLSTPSMKGHALSLLSNRRASPIRRADVYGIGAQLNQIYTLGDYIFLDLSFENRTGLQYAIDELRFKIEDRKITKATNVQSLEIKPIWQLYPTVSFKKQHRNIFVLKKMTFPENKVLNIELNEKQISGRALTLKVKYGDVLKADTF
- a CDS encoding type IV secretory system conjugative DNA transfer family protein is translated as MEESKEQQHLHRLLQFGIYLSVAFDILVFVYATKILTYPWAVHYGLHRFFYGLDRMVIYHQPLYCKAFTLLLICLTSVGTLARKQKDLNPKNSIVYPLATALTILSIALWCYGKLGKQVLVMANWYELGYMVCSFTGCLLLHVAMDNISKIISSKLGKDKWNVEGESFMQATKPVISAHAVNIPMLFYYKRRIRKGYIVLQNLYRGMILLGVPGSGKSFSVVMPVIRGLIANRMCLVIYDIKFPDLGKIAYYHYLLARQKGDYRNFRFHVINLNEPERSRRINPWKAIYLQTLADASETAEGLVEALKKGDKSGGSDQFFTQSAINFLAACIYFFCKHDDGKYSSLPHVLAFLNCSYEDIFSTLFSNKELGSLLSPFMTAYKAKAFEQLEGQVGTLKIFISRLATKETFWVFSGDDFDLKINNPASPGLLILANDPLTQSTNAACYSVVLNRITKLINTKGNLPVGLIIDEAASLMVNRLDLLLAQARSNKVATLLGFQSMQQIQQQYGKETAATITSIVGNVLSGSVQNKDTLDWLERIFGKVKQLSESVSIDRSKVSLSLSEKLEPLIPAGKIAALRAGEMVGLLASDAVDEYTGNFEPSAVHCRVNVDLKAIRKEEDSYRELPLYYDFKGRRDDILLQNFNRISLEVQNLVKQFKPAARPAQVPSSMKGSMRAGLL
- a CDS encoding M23 family metallopeptidase, yielding MKLTSGFGWRKHPVTGFSDFHKGIDLSATFEPVYSILSGRVSAQGFQPILGNFIRIEQDSLEIIYGHLSASLVVIGQQVSAGQLLGITGDSGRVTGPHLHLSVKFRGQFLHPLRFLYGLAINKTAFNNF